The Octopus bimaculoides isolate UCB-OBI-ISO-001 chromosome 16, ASM119413v2, whole genome shotgun sequence genome window below encodes:
- the LOC106873160 gene encoding gamma-aminobutyric acid receptor-associated protein, which produces MKWQYKEEHPFEKRRAEGEKIRKKYPDRVPVIVEKAPKARVGDLDKKKYLVPTDLTVGQFYFLIRKRIHLRPEDALFFFVNNVIPPTSATMGSLYQEHHEEDFFLYIAYSDESVYGQ; this is translated from the exons ATGAAGTGGCAATATAAAGAAGAGCATCCGTTCGAGAAACGGCGAGCGGAGGgagaaaaaattaggaaaaaatatcCCGATCGGGTTCCT gtGATTGTTGAAAAAGCACCGAAGGCCAGAGTGGGAGACCTTGACAAGAAGAAGTATCTGGTTCCTACAGATCTTACTGTTGGCCAGTTCTACTTCTTGATTCGCAAGAGGATCCATTTGCGACCTGAAGatgctctttttttctttgtcaataACGTAATTCCTCCAACCAGTGCTACGATGGGTTCTTTGTACCAA GAACACCATGAAGAAGATTTTTTCCTATATATTGCCTATAGCGATGAGAGTGTCTATGGACAGTaa